One stretch of Janibacter limosus DNA includes these proteins:
- the nusB gene encoding transcription antitermination factor NusB produces MGARTKARRRAVDLLFEAESRGLNAGDLARDRVVTPVTPAPLNEYTVTAVTGVVAHWNDINDALTTYSQGWTLDRMPDVDRAILRLGTWEILFSDDVPDQVAVSEAVVLATELSTDESPKFVNGLLGRIVEVKPTLV; encoded by the coding sequence GTGGGAGCACGCACCAAGGCACGGCGTCGGGCCGTCGACCTGCTCTTCGAGGCGGAGTCGCGCGGGCTCAACGCCGGTGACCTCGCGCGCGATCGCGTCGTCACGCCGGTGACCCCGGCGCCGCTCAACGAGTACACCGTCACCGCGGTGACCGGCGTGGTCGCGCACTGGAACGACATCAACGACGCCCTGACCACCTACAGCCAGGGCTGGACCCTCGACCGGATGCCCGACGTCGACCGGGCCATCCTGCGGCTGGGCACCTGGGAGATCCTCTTCAGCGACGACGTCCCCGATCAGGTCGCCGTCAGCGAGGCCGTCGTCCTGGCCACCGAGCTGAGCACGGACGAGTCCCCGAAGTTCGTCAACGGCCTGCTGGGCCGCATCGTCGAGGTCAAGCCCACTCTCGTCTGA